The genomic stretch ATATCCACCCCAAGGATGGCAACGGCAAACACGATTAAACGCAAGCCAACTACCTTTGCATGCACCATAAGTATGGATTGCTTCTAACGAATATTGAGAACAGGTCGGAATATAACGACAACGAGGTCCAAGAAGCGGACTAATCGCTATTTGATAGAAACGAATGAACCAATGCAGTAAACGAACCATTGGTCTGCTCTAATTATTAGGCGAAGAAATCG from Acinetobacter pullicarnis encodes the following:
- the yidD gene encoding membrane protein insertion efficiency factor YidD codes for the protein MVRLLHWFIRFYQIAISPLLGPRCRYIPTCSQYSLEAIHTYGACKGSWLAFNRVCRCHPWGGYGYDPVPPKAILFISFQQIDSQTLHVTVPFRERFSNQKHSNHLG